A stretch of Megalobrama amblycephala isolate DHTTF-2021 linkage group LG14, ASM1881202v1, whole genome shotgun sequence DNA encodes these proteins:
- the LOC125244844 gene encoding NADH-cytochrome b5 reductase 3 produces MSFIINLISGSLRFVFDLLQRLFGKKRPAITLEDPNVKYPLRLVDKEIISHDTRKFRFALKSPDHVLGLPIGQHIYLSAKIDGNIVVRPYTPVSSDDDKGFVDLVVKIYYKNVHPKFPEGGKMSQYLESLRIGDTIDFRGPSGLLVYKGKGLFAIKPDKKSDPVMKTAKHVGMIAGGTGITPMLQIIKAVMKDPKDETVCYLLFANQTEKDILLQDELEEVMVNHPTRFKLWYTVDRAPDGWKYSQGFISEDMVRNQLPPPGDDTLILMCGPPPMIQFACNPSLDKVGHSIDRRFIF; encoded by the exons ATGTCCTTCATCATCAAC CTCATCTCTGGTAGCCTTCGCTTCGTGTTTGATTTGCTCCAGAGGCTCTTTGGCAAGAAAAGACCTGCCATTACCCTTGAAGACCCCAATGTGAAGTATCCATTGCGCCTTGTGGACAAAGAA ATTATCAGCCATGACACAAGAAAGTTTCGCTTTGCTTTAAAATCACCCGATCATGTTCTTGGACTTCCTATTG GGCAACACATCTACCTGTCTGCCAAGATTGATGGCAATATTGTGGTGAGGCCTTACACTCCTGTGTCTAGTGATGATGACAAGGGCTTCGTTGATCTCGTTGTGAAG ATATACTACAAAAATGTCCATCCAAAATTTCCAGAGGGTGGGAAGATGTCTCAATATTTGGAGAGCCTTCGTATTGGTGACACAATTGATTTCAGAGGACCAAGTGGGCTGCTGGTTTACAAGGGCAAAG GATTATTTGCCATCAAGCCTGATAAGAAATCAGACCCTGTGATGAAAACCGCAAAACATGTTGGCATGATCGCTGGCGGTACAG gcATTACACCTATGCTCCAGATAATCAAAGCAGTCATGAAAGATCCAAAGGATGAGACCGTGTGTTACTTACTTTTTGCAAACCAA ACAGAAAAAGACATTCTCCTACAGGATGAGTTAGAAGAGGTCATGGTCAATCACCCCACACGTTTTAAGCTGTGGTACACTGTCGACAGGGCTCCAGACG GTTGGAAGTACAGCCAAGGCTTCATCAGTGAGGACATGGTGAGGAACCAGCTTCCTCCACCCGGAGATGACACACTCATTCTCATGTGCGGACCTCCTCCCATGATTCAGTTCGCCTGCAACCCCAGCCTGGACAAAGTGGGCCATTCCATTGACAGGCGCTTCATCTTCTAG